A single Paratractidigestivibacter faecalis DNA region contains:
- the greA gene encoding transcription elongation factor GreA produces the protein MDNSKKIELTPEGRQKLVEELAYREGEKHDEIVERIKEARGFGDLSENSEYDAAKEEQSHNESRINEIRQILSVATVVAAGSHANLKVSIGTTVTLVDAKGKTTEFTIVGTTETNSLEHKISNESPAGQALIGHGEGEEVEFVTPTGKAKKYTITAITR, from the coding sequence ATGGACAACTCCAAGAAGATCGAGCTCACCCCCGAAGGCCGCCAGAAGCTGGTGGAGGAGCTCGCGTACCGCGAGGGCGAGAAGCACGACGAGATCGTCGAGCGCATCAAGGAGGCCCGCGGCTTCGGCGATCTCTCCGAGAACTCCGAGTACGACGCCGCCAAGGAGGAGCAGTCCCACAACGAGTCCCGCATCAACGAGATTCGCCAGATTCTCTCCGTCGCCACCGTCGTCGCCGCCGGCAGCCACGCCAACCTGAAGGTCTCCATCGGCACCACTGTCACCCTGGTTGACGCCAAGGGCAAGACCACGGAGTTCACCATCGTGGGCACCACCGAGACCAACTCCCTGGAGCACAAGATCTCCAACGAGTCTCCTGCCGGTCAGGCCCTCATCGGCCACGGCGAGGGTGAGGAGGTCGAGTTCGTCACCCCGACGGGCAAGGCCAAAAAGTACACCATCACGGCGATCACCCGCTAA
- a CDS encoding sensor histidine kinase, with translation MFYSIVGASFFLGFFLACLIYERQLNGVADAMRQNQGLESEDLKVSIPTEGWKALCREASVYMNKARVAAAGARNEAIEYSRGLSSLAHDVRTPLTGAKGYLQLAMGECKPEVAQARLRAAERRIGDVENLIDQLALYVRASDPERKYEFKTVALLPVTLEVLGGYEEDLARRAWEPVIGFADEAILVEADEGALKRIIDNLVSNALRHGNGSLRLIQKSNGSTWTLEIANLIKGDARPDESGLFERFRGEGTKRLNGGLGLGLSTAKKLAEDMGWTLEANMDGEVLGFVLSGKTVENG, from the coding sequence GTGTTCTATTCGATTGTGGGTGCATCCTTTTTCTTGGGCTTCTTCTTGGCATGCCTCATCTACGAGCGGCAGCTCAATGGCGTTGCTGATGCAATGCGCCAAAACCAGGGGCTTGAATCAGAGGACCTGAAGGTGTCGATTCCCACAGAAGGGTGGAAGGCGCTTTGTCGCGAAGCGTCCGTCTATATGAACAAAGCGCGGGTTGCCGCTGCGGGTGCTCGCAATGAGGCAATAGAATATTCGCGCGGTTTATCTTCTCTGGCGCATGACGTGCGTACGCCCCTGACGGGCGCTAAGGGCTACCTTCAACTGGCTATGGGGGAATGCAAACCCGAAGTGGCTCAGGCGCGTCTGAGGGCCGCCGAAAGAAGAATCGGGGATGTCGAAAACCTGATTGACCAGCTTGCCCTCTATGTCCGTGCGAGCGATCCGGAACGGAAGTATGAGTTCAAAACAGTCGCGCTGCTGCCGGTGACCCTTGAGGTGTTGGGGGGTTACGAAGAAGACCTCGCGAGAAGAGCCTGGGAGCCCGTCATCGGCTTTGCGGATGAGGCAATCCTTGTAGAGGCGGATGAGGGCGCGCTAAAGCGCATCATCGACAATCTTGTCTCCAATGCACTTAGGCATGGAAATGGGTCCCTAAGGCTAATTCAAAAGTCAAACGGTAGCACGTGGACTCTCGAAATAGCGAACCTAATCAAGGGCGACGCCAGACCCGATGAGTCTGGTCTATTTGAACGTTTTCGAGGAGAGGGTACAAAACGGCTCAATGGCGGCTTGGGACTTGGCCTCTCGACGGCAAAAAAGCTGGCCGAGGACATGGGATGGACCCTGGAAGCAAATATGGATGGAGAAGTCCTTGGCTTTGTTCTATCTGGCAAAACCGTTGAAAATGGGTGA
- the tatA gene encoding twin-arginine translocase TatA/TatE family subunit, protein MILGLGVPELVIILVVVLVIFGPKNLPKIGSALGKTVKNVREGMEEGEDEKSAKKPASDDDAVEVVADEDDADADVEDTQFCGECGAKNPAGAAFCSKCGHKFGE, encoded by the coding sequence ATGATTCTTGGTCTTGGCGTTCCCGAGCTCGTCATCATCCTTGTCGTCGTCCTGGTCATCTTCGGGCCCAAGAACCTCCCGAAGATCGGCTCCGCCCTCGGCAAGACCGTGAAGAACGTCCGCGAGGGCATGGAGGAGGGCGAGGACGAGAAGTCCGCCAAGAAGCCCGCCTCCGACGATGACGCCGTCGAGGTCGTCGCCGACGAGGACGACGCCGACGCCGACGTCGAGGACACCCAGTTCTGCGGCGAGTGCGGCGCCAAGAACCCCGCCGGTGCTGCCTTCTGCAGCAAGTGCGGCCACAAGTTCGGCGAGTAG
- a CDS encoding spermidine synthase, with translation MGPLFVWSTVIGLVLVAIVAALPWLLKKRGVTMCQTKFGTTLIFESENADGTPVRLINVNGTFQSVCYLPDELHFELACLYHREMADVIDQMARSAQGQGRQLRVLVMGGGGYSLPKYLAAYVPNAHVEVIEVDPAMTKIAREQFFLDECLEVTGAEGDGRLVLVNDDAWGYLQRQDEPYDVIVNDAFSGKRPLGPMKTDEGARVVRAHLADGGAYLANVRSACEGRRAATLREVREAFGREFASCRVVPEWEDEPEKPGNNVFIAR, from the coding sequence GTGGGACCCCTCTTTGTGTGGAGCACCGTCATTGGACTCGTTCTTGTCGCCATAGTGGCGGCGCTGCCGTGGCTGCTCAAGAAGCGCGGCGTGACCATGTGCCAAACAAAGTTTGGCACCACGCTCATCTTTGAGTCGGAGAACGCCGACGGAACGCCGGTGCGCCTCATCAACGTAAACGGGACCTTCCAGTCCGTGTGCTACCTGCCCGATGAACTGCACTTTGAGCTGGCGTGCCTCTACCACAGGGAGATGGCCGACGTCATCGACCAGATGGCAAGAAGCGCCCAGGGCCAGGGGCGACAGCTCCGCGTGCTGGTCATGGGCGGCGGCGGCTATTCTCTGCCCAAGTACCTGGCCGCCTACGTGCCCAACGCACACGTGGAGGTCATCGAGGTCGACCCGGCCATGACCAAGATTGCCCGCGAGCAGTTCTTCCTGGACGAGTGCCTAGAAGTCACGGGCGCCGAAGGGGACGGGCGCCTCGTGCTGGTAAACGACGACGCCTGGGGCTACCTGCAGCGCCAAGACGAGCCCTACGACGTCATCGTCAACGACGCGTTCTCGGGCAAGAGGCCGCTGGGTCCCATGAAGACCGACGAGGGCGCCCGCGTGGTGCGCGCGCACCTGGCCGACGGCGGTGCCTACCTGGCAAACGTCCGCAGCGCCTGCGAGGGGCGCCGCGCCGCCACGCTGCGCGAGGTGCGGGAGGCCTTCGGCCGCGAGTTCGCTAGCTGCCGCGTGGTTCCGGAGTGGGAGGACGAGCCGGAGAAGCCCGGAAACAATGTGTTTATAGCCAGGTAG
- the lysS gene encoding lysine--tRNA ligase yields MAEKTATPSTNDERAQRRARRQALIDAGVQPYPIHSTVTAHAADLEERYADLPDGTDTEDVYSLTGRIRAFRKQGKAAFIVLEDCTAQIQLFCRVNDLPEDEWALLGQLDLGDIIGATGAVLRTRRGQLSIAPTHVELLSKSLRPLPEKFHGLTDREVRYRQRYVDLIMNPEVRDTFRKRSQIISLIRRYMEADGYMEVETPMMHAILGGANAKPFVTHFNALDRDFYLRIATELPLKRCIVGGLERVFEIGRQFRNEGMDLTHNPEFTSMEAYCAYSDLDGMKELTQGLFKTIAREVCGCEEGHEVITYQGQTVDMSGTWESLPLSEVASRACGEHVDMDTPIERLRQICEKHGIEWQENWGAGKLVFELYDELGEATLVNPTFVCDYPEEVSPLSKRKDDDPRLTDRFELVICGHEYANAFSELNDPVDQAGRFAEQVAAKGFGDDEAMGYDYDYVRALEYGMPPAGGIGYGIDRMIMLFCDAPAIRDVLLFPQMKPEVITRADIASQLPETTDNAAASVDALADDAEHGASNEAAAAHADAPALETGLTRDQAFDLLKKYNEDPFHIAHGQTLEGLMRYYAQKYDPANVEFWGQVGLLHDLDWEKFQDEVQHTVKAAELIEEAGGTKELARAIQTHNSDNNPDLPAPSCKMECVLFACDELSGLIQAAVLMRPSKSVMDFELKSLKKKFKDKRFAAGCDRDVIRRGAELNGMELDDLFASVIEAMKAIQPTCEGVE; encoded by the coding sequence ATGGCCGAGAAGACCGCAACCCCCAGCACCAACGACGAGAGGGCGCAGCGCCGCGCCCGCCGCCAGGCACTTATCGACGCGGGCGTCCAGCCCTACCCCATCCACTCCACGGTGACGGCCCACGCCGCCGACCTCGAGGAGCGCTACGCAGACCTCCCCGACGGCACCGACACTGAGGACGTCTACTCCCTCACCGGCCGCATCCGCGCCTTCCGCAAGCAGGGCAAGGCCGCCTTTATCGTGCTCGAGGATTGCACCGCGCAGATTCAGCTCTTCTGCCGCGTGAACGACCTGCCCGAGGACGAGTGGGCGCTCCTGGGCCAGCTTGACCTGGGCGACATCATCGGCGCCACCGGTGCCGTGCTGCGCACCCGCCGTGGCCAGCTCTCCATTGCCCCCACGCACGTCGAGCTGCTCTCCAAGTCCCTGCGCCCGCTGCCCGAGAAGTTCCACGGCTTGACCGACCGCGAGGTTCGCTACCGCCAGCGCTACGTCGACCTCATCATGAACCCCGAGGTCCGCGACACCTTCCGCAAGCGCAGCCAGATCATCAGCCTCATCCGCCGCTACATGGAGGCCGACGGCTACATGGAGGTCGAGACCCCCATGATGCACGCCATCCTGGGCGGTGCCAACGCCAAGCCGTTTGTCACGCACTTCAACGCGCTCGACCGCGACTTCTATCTGCGCATCGCCACCGAGCTGCCCCTCAAGCGCTGCATCGTGGGCGGCCTCGAGCGCGTCTTTGAGATCGGCCGCCAGTTCCGCAACGAGGGCATGGACCTCACCCACAATCCCGAGTTCACCTCCATGGAGGCCTACTGCGCCTACTCCGACCTGGACGGCATGAAGGAGCTCACCCAGGGCCTCTTCAAGACCATCGCCCGCGAGGTCTGCGGCTGCGAGGAGGGCCACGAGGTCATCACCTACCAGGGCCAGACCGTCGACATGTCCGGCACCTGGGAGTCCCTGCCCCTCTCCGAGGTTGCCTCCCGCGCCTGCGGCGAGCACGTGGACATGGACACCCCTATCGAGCGCCTGCGCCAGATCTGCGAGAAGCACGGCATCGAGTGGCAGGAGAACTGGGGCGCCGGCAAGCTGGTCTTCGAGCTCTACGACGAGCTGGGCGAGGCCACGCTGGTCAACCCGACCTTCGTCTGCGACTACCCCGAGGAGGTCAGCCCCCTCTCCAAGCGCAAGGACGACGACCCGCGCCTGACCGACCGCTTTGAGCTGGTCATCTGCGGCCACGAGTACGCCAATGCCTTCTCCGAGCTCAACGACCCCGTCGACCAGGCCGGCCGCTTTGCCGAGCAGGTCGCGGCCAAGGGCTTCGGCGACGACGAGGCCATGGGCTATGACTACGACTACGTGCGCGCCCTCGAGTACGGCATGCCCCCCGCAGGCGGCATCGGCTACGGCATCGACCGCATGATCATGCTGTTCTGCGATGCCCCGGCCATCCGCGACGTCCTTCTCTTCCCGCAGATGAAGCCCGAGGTCATCACCCGCGCCGACATTGCTTCTCAGCTGCCCGAGACCACCGACAACGCCGCCGCCTCCGTGGACGCGCTGGCCGACGACGCCGAGCACGGCGCCTCCAACGAGGCTGCCGCCGCCCACGCCGACGCCCCCGCGCTTGAGACCGGCCTCACGCGCGACCAGGCCTTCGACCTGCTGAAGAAGTACAACGAGGACCCGTTCCACATTGCCCACGGCCAGACCCTCGAGGGCCTCATGCGCTACTACGCGCAGAAGTACGACCCGGCAAACGTGGAGTTCTGGGGCCAGGTCGGCCTTCTCCACGACCTTGACTGGGAGAAGTTCCAGGACGAGGTCCAGCACACCGTGAAGGCGGCCGAGCTCATCGAGGAGGCTGGCGGCACCAAGGAGCTGGCCCGCGCCATCCAGACGCACAACTCCGACAACAACCCGGACCTTCCGGCTCCCAGCTGCAAGATGGAGTGCGTCCTGTTTGCCTGCGACGAGCTGTCCGGCCTCATCCAGGCTGCCGTGCTCATGCGCCCGTCCAAGTCCGTCATGGACTTCGAGCTCAAGTCGCTCAAGAAGAAGTTCAAGGACAAGCGCTTTGCCGCCGGCTGCGACCGCGACGTCATCCGCAGGGGCGCCGAGCTCAACGGCATGGAGCTCGACGACCTCTTTGCCAGCGTCATCGAGGCCATGA
- a CDS encoding response regulator transcription factor, which translates to MEKLALIVEDDRDIAEVVAQRLDKDGLKCVVMHDGVSALGWLSKQWPDVLICDLMLPDCPGETLIRYIRASGRSLPTLIMSARDTPGDKVELLTLGADDYLAKPFDLDELAARVAVQLRHAGVAPLVCDELTLGRWSLNKSTRSFYVDGEFIPLTKMEFDLIALMAERPNRVFTRPELFEAVWGQPYGDDANTINVHVSNIRSKLKPTGTDAYLNTVWGVGFRVRPAEKGRAQ; encoded by the coding sequence ATGGAAAAGCTCGCCCTAATCGTCGAGGATGACCGAGACATCGCTGAAGTCGTTGCCCAACGATTGGACAAGGATGGTTTGAAGTGTGTCGTGATGCACGATGGGGTCTCGGCGCTTGGTTGGCTCTCAAAGCAATGGCCCGACGTTCTGATTTGTGATCTTATGCTTCCCGATTGTCCCGGGGAGACACTGATTCGCTATATTCGCGCAAGCGGACGCAGCTTGCCAACTTTAATTATGTCGGCTCGCGACACTCCTGGAGACAAGGTCGAGCTCTTAACTCTTGGGGCTGACGACTATTTGGCAAAGCCTTTCGACTTGGATGAACTGGCCGCTCGCGTTGCCGTTCAATTGCGTCATGCGGGGGTGGCTCCCCTCGTCTGCGATGAACTCACCTTAGGTCGTTGGTCGCTCAACAAATCAACGCGGAGCTTTTACGTGGATGGAGAGTTCATACCGTTAACGAAAATGGAGTTTGACCTGATAGCCCTGATGGCGGAGAGGCCCAACCGCGTGTTTACGCGCCCTGAGCTATTTGAGGCGGTATGGGGGCAACCCTACGGCGACGATGCCAATACGATCAATGTTCACGTGTCAAATATACGATCAAAATTAAAACCGACGGGGACGGATGCCTATCTAAATACAGTTTGGGGAGTCGGCTTTCGTGTACGACCGGCTGAGAAGGGACGGGCTCAGTGA